The Meiothermus sp. genome segment ACCACCGCTTCCCGGTAGCCCACCGACTTTAGCAAGGCCACCGCATCGGCAAAACGGTGGGCCACGTCCTGGGGGCGGTGGGCGTCGGAGCCCAGCACCACCGGAATTTTGAGTTCAAAAGCCCTGGCCAAAAGCTCCGGGCTGGGGTAGATTTCGGCGGCCTTTTTGCGCCAGCCGGCGGTGTTCACGTCCAGCGCCAGCCCTTCCCCGGCTATCACCTGCAAGGCTTCCTCGGCCAGGTCGGCGTAGCCTTCGGGGGGCCTAAAGCCCATCACCTTGGGCAGGTCCAGGTGCCCGATGGCGTGGAACAAGCCGGTGCGGGCGGCCTCGGCCACCAGCTTGAAATAGGCCCGGTAGACCTCCCGCAGGTCGCGCTCCTCGAACTCGGACTCGTAGCGGGGGTTGTCAAAAGGCCAGGCCCCGATGTAGTGCACCGAGCCGATGATATAGTCGTAGTCGTACTGCCGGCGCAGACGCCGCACAAAGTACTCGGTGCCGGGGTGAAAGTCGGCCTCGAGGCCAATCCCCACATAAAAGCTACCCGCTTCCGCCCGAAGCTTTTCCAGCATGGTGTGGTAAAAAGGCAGCTCTGCCAGTTCCATGCGCACCTCGGGGTCGAACCAGGCCGGCATGGGGCTATGATCGGTCATGACGATGCCCAGCAAGCCTGCTTCCCTGGCAGCTTGCACATACTCGGCAGGGGCTCCAGCGGCATGCTTGCAAAGCGGCGTGTGCATGTGGCTGTCGTACACGGGTTTCTCCTGTTACTCATTTTGATGGTTCCGGCACTCTACCAGGGTTCTACCCGCACCACCTGGCCCTGGCTGGCCCAGACCTTGACCCTGGATCCCAGCACTTCGCTGGCCCGGGCCGACAGGGCTTCGTCCGAACCAAGGGCATCGCCCACACTTTGTACCAGGCTGGCCGTTTCGGGGGGCGCAAGCTCGGGCGCACGCAAAAGCACCGCATCCAGTTGCCAGCGGCTGGCCCACAGGCGCTTGAGCGCCCATAGGGTCTCCTGCTTGCCAGCCTCCAGGCCAAAAGGGGCCTCCCCGGCGTAGCGCACGAGCACCAGCCCCTCCGG includes the following:
- a CDS encoding histidinol-phosphatase, with the translated sequence MYDSHMHTPLCKHAAGAPAEYVQAAREAGLLGIVMTDHSPMPAWFDPEVRMELAELPFYHTMLEKLRAEAGSFYVGIGLEADFHPGTEYFVRRLRRQYDYDYIIGSVHYIGAWPFDNPRYESEFEERDLREVYRAYFKLVAEAARTGLFHAIGHLDLPKVMGFRPPEGYADLAEEALQVIAGEGLALDVNTAGWRKKAAEIYPSPELLARAFELKIPVVLGSDAHRPQDVAHRFADAVALLKSVGYREAVVFKAGKPEAYALAGADSQ